From one Neofelis nebulosa isolate mNeoNeb1 chromosome 4, mNeoNeb1.pri, whole genome shotgun sequence genomic stretch:
- the LOC131508570 gene encoding ral guanine nucleotide dissociation stimulator-like, whose translation MGEGMNISPMPDNENCVEWTIEGGWMLLEQRVEHLVPAFLGRDPCYLFTFLRTYRAFATTPQVLEIPFMRAISSILGTWLDHYPKDFFQSPDFTNLKLLRAYVRVHMPGSELQRLTRLLYSWQKHPLAAALEPHPHVPRERAPAIPVVPTAASQPRLPEATSSPGAQRVRESETLTTASPPGQEVLPALADRQELEEPPAPLVAPEHEQPSAPAGGVTEGLEQPPAAAEQPASAPQQRLMSAAAPKDEFPDLVMAFVVILVVGIEVFSVLMYYWFIHKT comes from the exons GGTATGAACATCTCACCCATGCCCGACAATGAGAACTGTGTGGAGTGGACCATCGAAGGAGGCTGGATGCTACTGGAACAGCGAGTGGAGCACCTGGTACCTGCTTTCCTGGGTAGAGACCCCTGCTACCTCTTCACATTCTTGAGAACATACAGAGCTTTTGCTACCACCCCGCAGGTCCTGGAAATACCGTTCATGAG GGCCATCTCCTCCatcctgggcacctggctggatcacTACCCCAAGGACTTTTTCCAATCTCCAGACTTCACCAACTTGAAGCTGCTGCGGGCGTATGTAAGGGTCCACATGCCGGGCTCCGAGCTGCAGCGCCTCACCCGCCTTCTCTACTCATGGCAGAAACACC CTTTGGCAGCAGCTCTAGAGCCACATCCACACGTCCCTCGGGAGCGAGCCCCCGCTATCCCTGTGGTGCCCACTGCAGCCTCGCAGCCCAGGCTGCCTGAAGCCACCAGTTCTCCTGGAGCTCAGCGCGTACGAGAATCGGAGACCCTCACTACAGCGTCCCCACCAGGGCAGGAGGTACTCCCAGCTCTGGCTGACAGACAGGAGCTGGAAGAGCCACCTGCCCCTTTGGTGGCCCCAGAGCATGAGCAGCCCTCAGCCCCAGCCGGCGGGGTCACGGAAGGGCTGGAGCAACCACCTGCTGCAGCTGAGCAACCAGCCTCAGCTCCCCAACAGCGGCTCATGTCGGCCGCAGCCCCAAAGGATGAATTCCCTGACCTTGTCATGGCGTTCGTTGTCATTTTAGTAGTGGGTATAGAGGTATTTAGTGTCCTTATGTACTACTGgtttatacataaaacataa